The Hydrogenobacter thermophilus TK-6 genome window below encodes:
- the rpsD gene encoding 30S ribosomal protein S4, producing MSRYIGPWSKVDRRFGAVLSNRKSAGKVLSRRNFPPGQHGRVKGRKRKLTEFGLRLMEKQKLKFLYGGLREKQFRRYFEEASKAKGNTGQVLLQLLERRLDNVVYRLGMAVTRRQARQMIAHGHILVNGKKVDIPSYRVQVGDIIELKPASRDVPQFIENIQSIDPRSIPPWLELDKENFRGKVIDLPKEVELEVPVNVQYVIEFYSRV from the coding sequence ATGAGCAGATACATAGGTCCCTGGTCCAAAGTAGACAGAAGGTTTGGAGCTGTCCTATCCAATAGAAAAAGCGCAGGAAAGGTGCTATCAAGAAGAAACTTTCCACCTGGACAGCATGGGAGAGTCAAGGGAAGAAAGAGGAAGCTAACTGAGTTTGGCTTGCGTCTAATGGAAAAGCAAAAGCTGAAGTTTCTATACGGCGGTTTGAGGGAAAAACAGTTTAGAAGATACTTTGAGGAAGCGTCAAAGGCAAAGGGTAATACTGGGCAGGTACTTTTGCAGCTTCTTGAAAGAAGGCTGGATAATGTAGTTTACAGGCTTGGCATGGCTGTCACCAGAAGGCAGGCAAGGCAAATGATAGCTCACGGCCACATACTGGTAAACGGCAAAAAAGTGGACATACCCTCCTATCGCGTGCAGGTGGGCGACATAATAGAGTTAAAACCTGCCTCAAGAGATGTGCCGCAGTTTATAGAAAACATACAGAGCATAGACCCCAGGAGCATACCACCTTGGCTAGAGCTGGATAAAGAAAACTTCCGAGGTAAGGTGATAGACCTTCCCAAAGAAGTAGAGCTGGAAGTTCCTGTAAATGTGCAGTACGTTATTGAGTTCTATTCAAGAGTTTAA
- a CDS encoding DNA-directed RNA polymerase subunit alpha — protein sequence MQREFLFPSKVYWEERGKTYGRFVVEPLERGFGITLGNSLRRTLLSSIQGTAITAVKIYGIYHEFSPIEGVQEDVLEVIANLKKIRFNLKSSDVETLYLKKKGEGTVTAKDITCPPNVDIINPDQKIATITDPNKELNMEIRIERGFGYMTTEEMEVIGEVGWILVDADFSPVRQVSFRVEKTRVEKRSDYDRLIMEIYTNGTKTPEEVVKEAISILVKYFSSLEHISYELPVVEEPVIVDEFAEKLSLPVEELDVSQRALNSIKRMGINTIGDLVRLSEEDLKGTKNVGRKAINEIKEALKQMGLYLGMDIESRR from the coding sequence ATGCAGAGAGAGTTTCTCTTTCCTTCTAAAGTTTATTGGGAGGAGAGAGGTAAAACTTATGGGAGATTTGTAGTAGAACCCTTAGAGAGAGGGTTTGGTATCACGCTTGGAAACTCTTTAAGGAGAACGCTTCTTTCTTCCATCCAAGGCACAGCTATCACCGCAGTGAAGATATACGGTATATATCACGAGTTTTCTCCCATAGAAGGTGTCCAAGAGGATGTACTTGAAGTCATAGCCAATCTAAAGAAGATAAGGTTTAACCTTAAAAGCTCTGATGTGGAGACCCTTTACCTGAAAAAGAAAGGTGAAGGTACGGTGACTGCAAAAGACATAACATGCCCACCCAATGTGGACATAATAAACCCTGACCAAAAAATAGCTACTATTACGGACCCCAATAAGGAATTAAACATGGAGATAAGGATAGAGAGGGGATTTGGATACATGACCACCGAAGAGATGGAAGTCATCGGTGAGGTGGGTTGGATACTGGTGGATGCGGACTTTTCCCCAGTGCGTCAGGTGAGCTTTAGGGTGGAAAAGACCAGAGTGGAAAAGAGGAGCGATTACGACAGGCTCATTATGGAAATATACACCAACGGCACAAAGACGCCCGAAGAGGTGGTAAAAGAAGCTATATCTATACTTGTTAAGTACTTCTCAAGCTTAGAACACATATCTTACGAACTACCTGTGGTGGAAGAGCCTGTGATAGTGGACGAGTTTGCGGAAAAGCTCAGCCTCCCTGTAGAGGAGCTTGATGTATCCCAAAGAGCATTAAACTCTATAAAGAGAATGGGTATAAACACTATAGGAGATTTGGTAAGGCTTTCCGAAGAGGACCTGAAAGGCACAAAGAATGTGGGAAGGAAAGCCATAAACGAGATAAAGGAAGCTCTCAAACAGATGGGTCTTTATCTTGGTATGGATATAGAAAGCAGGAGGTAA
- the rplQ gene encoding 50S ribosomal protein L17 has product MRHRVKKKHFDRTKEQRMALYRSLLLALIREERIETSLQRAKAVRSMAERLITLAKKGDLASRRRALAILPNRSAIKKLFEDIAPRYEGRNGGYTRILKLPSRRIGDGCELAILELVE; this is encoded by the coding sequence ATGAGACACAGGGTAAAAAAGAAACACTTTGATAGGACAAAGGAGCAGCGAATGGCACTATACAGATCACTTTTGCTGGCTCTCATAAGAGAAGAGAGGATAGAAACATCTCTTCAAAGAGCAAAGGCAGTAAGATCCATGGCGGAGAGGCTCATAACTTTGGCTAAGAAGGGCGATCTGGCTTCAAGAAGGAGAGCTCTGGCTATACTTCCCAATAGGTCAGCCATAAAAAAGCTCTTTGAGGATATAGCGCCAAGGTACGAAGGAAGAAATGGGGGATACACCAGAATCCTAAAACTACCCAGCAGGCGCATAGGTGATGGTTGTGAGCTTGCCATACTTGAGCTGGTAGAGTGA
- a CDS encoding YggT family protein yields MIKGILSLILNLLILLIIFHAVASWFPSLRGSKLYQRVDGIVSPMLEPIRSVVKPINGLDFSPMILLFLLYLIKHLFRL; encoded by the coding sequence GTGATAAAGGGCATCCTTTCACTGATCCTTAACCTGCTTATCCTGCTGATAATATTTCACGCCGTTGCATCTTGGTTTCCTTCCTTGAGAGGTAGCAAGCTATACCAGCGGGTTGATGGTATAGTTTCTCCCATGCTGGAACCCATAAGGTCTGTGGTAAAGCCCATCAACGGTTTGGATTTTTCGCCTATGATACTTCTGTTTTTACTATACCTTATAAAGCACCTTTTTAGGCTTTGA
- a CDS encoding TlyA family RNA methyltransferase translates to MPRQRLDKKLVELGFAPTREKAQALIMAGMVTVDGLLVDKPGFLVKEGQKIDVKEPVRYVSRGGYKLEHALEGFGIDVRGFVALDVGSSTGGFTDCLLQRGVIKVYAVDVGRAQMDIKLRQDPRVILYEETDARSLTESHVPEKADIITVDVSFISVTKVLPHVVKFLKEGGILLVLVKPQFELTPDKVKKGIVRSSEDKFQAVLKVCQKLKDLGFQIGGVLKAKPRGSKGNEEFFLLAGKKLTPVENIEKAVKDAIKEPL, encoded by the coding sequence ATGCCTCGCCAGAGGCTGGATAAAAAGCTCGTTGAATTAGGATTTGCCCCTACGCGTGAAAAAGCACAAGCTCTAATAATGGCTGGTATGGTGACAGTTGATGGCCTTCTGGTAGACAAACCTGGCTTTTTAGTGAAGGAAGGTCAGAAAATAGATGTGAAAGAACCCGTAAGGTATGTCTCAAGAGGAGGCTACAAGCTGGAGCATGCTCTTGAAGGCTTTGGTATAGATGTGAGGGGTTTTGTAGCTCTTGATGTGGGCTCATCAACGGGTGGCTTTACGGATTGTTTGTTGCAAAGAGGTGTCATCAAGGTTTACGCCGTGGATGTAGGCAGAGCCCAGATGGATATAAAACTTCGCCAAGATCCCAGAGTGATCCTTTACGAAGAGACGGATGCAAGAAGTCTTACCGAGAGCCATGTGCCCGAAAAGGCGGACATAATAACGGTGGATGTGTCCTTTATATCCGTAACAAAAGTTTTGCCCCATGTGGTAAAATTCCTCAAGGAAGGAGGTATATTGCTGGTACTTGTGAAACCGCAGTTTGAACTAACACCGGATAAGGTTAAGAAGGGTATAGTTAGAAGCTCTGAGGACAAATTTCAGGCGGTGCTAAAGGTTTGCCAAAAGCTAAAGGACTTAGGTTTTCAAATTGGTGGAGTTCTTAAGGCAAAGCCCAGAGGGTCTAAGGGAAACGAAGAGTTTTTCCTTTTGGCTGGTAAAAAGCTAACTCCGGTGGAAAACATAGAAAAAGCGGTGAAAGATGCCATTAAAGAGCCTCTTTGA